In Halobaculum limi, one DNA window encodes the following:
- the pth2 gene encoding peptidyl-tRNA hydrolase Pth2 yields the protein MKQAIVVRTDLGMGTGKLAAQVAHASLSAYEDADGKTARAWKGEGQKKVVLKAAGESQLFELADRAEREGLPNAVIRDAGHTQLDPGTVTTLAVGPGDEAIVDKVTGDLSLY from the coding sequence ATGAAGCAGGCCATCGTCGTCAGGACCGACCTCGGGATGGGAACGGGCAAACTGGCGGCACAGGTCGCTCACGCCTCGCTGTCGGCGTACGAGGACGCCGACGGGAAGACCGCCCGCGCGTGGAAAGGTGAGGGGCAGAAGAAAGTCGTCCTCAAGGCTGCCGGCGAGTCACAGCTATTCGAACTCGCGGACCGTGCCGAACGCGAGGGCCTCCCGAACGCCGTCATCCGCGACGCGGGCCACACGCAACTGGACCCGGGGACGGTGACGACGCTCGCCGTCGGGCCGGGTGACGAGGCCATCGTCGACAAGGTGACCGGCGACCTCTCGCTGTACTGA
- a CDS encoding Yip1 family protein, which translates to MAGPRTPLLRPHRYFRRHDGSPPLAHAVAVVAVVTVAVAGGIAVFLGEFAAALDMTTTVDNPAYPGDAFCENSAFEDTPTGCSEPKTVEREVGALVTEELSWVPAAALVAVPLFWLFEAGVLHAASALAGGDGPFRDTLAISGWAMAPALVRLAAVGGFLVYQLRTVALSGSVDGAIDALQAAIAGVQTVSLAAALVVGVWGGIIRAYGISEARDHPVREAALVVAVLTVLGLLYELV; encoded by the coding sequence ATGGCTGGTCCCCGAACGCCCCTCCTCCGCCCGCATCGCTACTTCCGTCGCCACGACGGGTCGCCACCGCTGGCACACGCTGTCGCCGTCGTCGCCGTGGTGACCGTCGCCGTCGCCGGCGGCATCGCGGTGTTCCTCGGCGAGTTCGCGGCAGCGCTCGATATGACAACGACCGTCGACAACCCCGCGTATCCCGGGGACGCCTTCTGTGAGAACTCCGCGTTCGAGGACACCCCGACAGGCTGTTCGGAACCGAAGACGGTCGAACGCGAAGTCGGCGCACTCGTCACCGAGGAACTGTCGTGGGTGCCGGCGGCGGCGCTCGTCGCCGTGCCGCTGTTCTGGCTGTTCGAGGCGGGCGTCCTCCACGCAGCGAGCGCCCTTGCCGGCGGCGATGGCCCGTTTCGCGACACCCTCGCCATCTCCGGGTGGGCGATGGCCCCTGCACTGGTTCGACTGGCCGCCGTCGGCGGCTTCCTCGTCTATCAACTTCGGACGGTCGCACTCTCGGGGTCGGTCGACGGCGCTATCGACGCGCTACAAGCGGCAATCGCGGGCGTCCAGACCGTCAGCCTCGCCGCGGCACTCGTCGTCGGAGTGTGGGGTGGCATCATCCGCGCCTACGGGATCAGCGAAGCACGCGACCACCCGGTGCGCGAGGCGGCACTCGTCGTCGCCGTCCTCACCGTCCTCGGACTGCTGTACGAACTGGTGTGA
- the dcd gene encoding dCTP deaminase, with the protein MILADTDILARLEEGDLVIDPLDDIDTQVQPASVDLRLGSEFLEFRRTNIPCIHPNDAREVGEYVEETHIPEGDDFILHPGDFVLGTTKETVAIPDDIVAHVEGRSSLGRLAIVVHATAGLCDPGYQGQITLELSNLGNAPVALSPGMRISQLTFTELKSPADRPYGAERGSKYQGQTGPQASRIGDDPEFAPDADER; encoded by the coding sequence ATGATACTCGCGGACACGGATATCCTCGCACGCCTCGAGGAGGGCGACCTCGTCATCGACCCACTCGACGACATCGACACGCAGGTACAGCCCGCGAGCGTCGACCTCAGACTGGGCTCGGAGTTCTTGGAGTTCCGCCGGACGAACATCCCCTGCATCCACCCGAACGACGCCCGCGAGGTGGGCGAGTACGTCGAGGAGACGCACATCCCCGAGGGCGACGACTTCATCCTCCACCCCGGCGACTTCGTCCTCGGCACGACGAAAGAGACGGTCGCCATCCCCGACGACATCGTCGCTCACGTCGAGGGGCGATCCTCGCTGGGTCGCCTCGCCATCGTCGTCCACGCGACGGCCGGCCTGTGTGATCCCGGCTATCAGGGACAGATCACGCTCGAACTGTCGAATCTCGGCAATGCGCCGGTCGCGCTCTCGCCGGGGATGCGCATCTCTCAGTTGACGTTCACGGAGTTGAAGTCGCCCGCCGACCGGCCGTACGGGGCCGAGCGTGGATCGAAGTATCAGGGACAGACCGGTCCGCAAGCGTCCAGGATCGGTGACGACCCCGAGTTCGCGCCCGACGCGGACGAGCGATGA
- a CDS encoding thiamine-phosphate synthase family protein has translation MKFIEEVVVDEFLPTVRAMLAEELRDRDLTQREVADTLGISQSAVSKYAHGDVATNDRVANDDRVRETVERVAAGLADGDLTRVAALVELEVLIRRLEAGDLLADLHEAAMPALAGAEYDFAIHDPDSGLRDRERTLSSLRRGLRTLTAASGFAGLIPNVGSNLAECVPDAVDIEDVAAVPGRIFDVKGTATVPSDPEFGVSEHVAGVLLSARDAGLDVRGAVNVRYNPALVDALAADGVTTVEFTPVEYGETSDGTDDPVRAALADRDAASLGDVVAVYQTGGVGVEPVLYVIGPDAPTVARVVRGLL, from the coding sequence ATGAAGTTCATCGAGGAGGTCGTCGTCGACGAGTTCCTCCCCACGGTGCGAGCGATGCTGGCGGAGGAACTGCGCGACCGCGACCTCACCCAGCGAGAGGTGGCCGACACGCTCGGCATCAGCCAGTCGGCGGTTTCGAAGTACGCCCACGGCGACGTGGCGACGAACGACCGCGTCGCCAACGACGACCGCGTGCGCGAGACGGTCGAACGCGTCGCCGCCGGCCTCGCAGACGGCGACCTCACGCGGGTCGCCGCCCTCGTGGAGTTGGAGGTGTTGATCCGTCGCCTGGAGGCGGGCGACCTGCTGGCGGACCTCCACGAGGCGGCGATGCCGGCGCTGGCGGGCGCGGAGTACGACTTCGCCATCCACGACCCCGATAGCGGACTTCGCGACCGCGAGCGAACGCTGTCGTCGCTCCGGCGTGGCCTGCGGACGCTCACCGCCGCGTCGGGCTTTGCGGGCCTCATCCCCAACGTCGGGTCGAACCTCGCGGAGTGCGTCCCCGATGCTGTCGACATCGAAGACGTGGCCGCCGTGCCGGGCCGCATCTTCGATGTGAAAGGGACGGCGACGGTGCCGAGCGACCCGGAGTTCGGCGTCAGCGAACACGTCGCCGGCGTCCTCTTGTCGGCGCGCGACGCCGGCCTCGACGTGCGCGGAGCAGTCAACGTCCGGTACAACCCGGCGCTCGTTGACGCCCTCGCCGCCGACGGCGTCACCACCGTTGAGTTCACTCCGGTCGAATACGGCGAGACGAGCGACGGAACGGACGACCCCGTGCGGGCGGCGCTGGCCGACCGCGACGCCGCGTCGCTCGGGGACGTGGTCGCCGTCTACCAGACCGGCGGCGTCGGCGTCGAACCGGTATTGTACGTCATCGGTCCCGACGCGCCGACGGTCGCACGGGTCGTCAGAGGCCTGTTGTAG
- a CDS encoding class I SAM-dependent methyltransferase, with protein sequence MSSPVPTATLAASMSAPEFYTRLARVYDTLARHGPGVGRLRRTLADALDPPSGATVVEFGCGTAANRPYLDAKVGPEGTYVGVDFAPGVLRVARERGRDRGDVPHLIRGDATRPPLKPEAVDACCGAFVAGMLADPAEAVRDWAGLVGPGGRIALLDLAQSTRPGWRRLNPAYRLFVRAGSPPGTARSLERSPAAVQDERVVAAHRALRAVCTDIEYETVLGGFGRVSAGTVE encoded by the coding sequence GTGTCGTCGCCCGTCCCGACCGCGACGCTTGCGGCGTCGATGTCCGCACCGGAGTTCTACACCCGACTCGCGCGAGTGTACGACACACTCGCGAGACACGGCCCCGGTGTGGGACGCCTGCGCCGGACGCTCGCAGACGCGCTCGACCCACCCAGCGGCGCGACCGTCGTGGAGTTCGGCTGTGGGACTGCGGCGAACCGGCCGTATCTCGACGCGAAGGTCGGCCCCGAGGGGACGTACGTCGGCGTCGACTTCGCGCCAGGCGTGCTTCGGGTCGCCCGCGAGCGAGGGCGCGACAGGGGTGACGTTCCCCACCTGATCCGCGGCGACGCCACCCGTCCCCCGCTCAAGCCCGAAGCGGTCGACGCCTGCTGTGGTGCGTTCGTCGCGGGGATGCTCGCGGACCCGGCAGAAGCCGTGCGCGACTGGGCCGGTCTCGTCGGGCCGGGCGGGCGCATCGCCCTCCTCGACCTAGCGCAGTCGACTCGTCCGGGATGGCGGCGACTGAACCCCGCGTACAGGCTGTTCGTGCGTGCGGGGTCGCCGCCCGGAACGGCGCGGTCGCTGGAGCGGTCGCCGGCGGCCGTACAGGACGAACGCGTCGTGGCGGCCCACCGAGCGCTCCGGGCGGTGTGTACCGATATCGAGTACGAGACGGTCCTCGGCGGGTTTGGTCGCGTCAGCGCCGGGACCGTCGAGTAA
- a CDS encoding DUF7563 family protein: MGRECQNCESMVTERYARVFAPDSTAGPRVCPNCDDLVRDGAEVRKARANRG; the protein is encoded by the coding sequence ATGGGACGGGAATGTCAGAACTGCGAGTCGATGGTGACCGAGCGGTACGCGCGTGTGTTCGCGCCGGACTCGACGGCGGGGCCGCGGGTGTGCCCGAACTGCGACGACCTCGTCCGCGACGGCGCGGAGGTTCGGAAGGCCCGAGCGAATCGCGGATAG
- a CDS encoding glutathione S-transferase family protein produces the protein MSDATNMLVDGEWRTGVRRDTGDSGEFERTETSFRDWIDGSIPEPGADPVDNPEFPAEPGRYHVYICRACPWAHRVAMTRTLKGLEDDISLSLTQPERYDEGWEFSEAESDPLYDAEYLREIYTRADDEYTGRVTVPVLWDKKQETIVNNESEEIMRMLDTAFEGNGVDLWPEGSRQEVDDRIDDIYPRINNGVYRSGFASTQEAYDEAVNELFDALDEYDELLADRRYLAGDRLTEADVAMFATLVRFDHVYHTHFRCNRKGIHEYENLWNYTKDLYQTPGVEQTVNMDHITRHYYKSHESLNPKRLVPTGPDIDFTEAHDRDELPGGPPAELTPDATAD, from the coding sequence ATGAGCGACGCGACCAATATGCTCGTCGACGGCGAGTGGCGCACGGGCGTCCGCCGTGACACCGGCGACTCCGGCGAGTTCGAGCGAACCGAGACGAGTTTCCGCGACTGGATCGACGGGTCGATCCCCGAACCCGGCGCAGACCCAGTCGACAACCCCGAGTTCCCCGCGGAGCCTGGGCGCTATCACGTCTACATCTGCCGCGCGTGTCCGTGGGCCCACCGCGTCGCGATGACGCGGACGCTGAAGGGACTCGAAGACGACATCTCGCTGTCGCTGACCCAACCCGAACGCTACGACGAAGGGTGGGAGTTCTCCGAGGCGGAGTCCGATCCGCTGTACGACGCCGAGTACCTCCGCGAGATATACACCCGGGCCGACGACGAGTACACCGGGCGCGTGACCGTCCCCGTCCTCTGGGACAAGAAGCAAGAGACCATCGTCAACAACGAGAGCGAGGAGATAATGCGGATGCTCGACACCGCCTTCGAGGGCAACGGCGTCGACCTGTGGCCCGAGGGGAGTCGCCAAGAGGTGGACGACCGCATCGACGACATCTACCCCCGCATCAACAACGGCGTCTATCGCTCGGGCTTCGCGAGCACGCAGGAGGCGTACGACGAGGCCGTGAACGAACTGTTCGACGCCCTCGACGAGTACGACGAGTTGCTCGCTGACCGACGGTACCTCGCGGGCGACCGACTCACCGAGGCCGACGTGGCGATGTTCGCCACGCTCGTCCGCTTCGACCACGTCTACCACACCCACTTCCGGTGCAACCGGAAGGGCATCCACGAGTACGAGAATCTCTGGAACTACACGAAGGACCTCTACCAGACGCCAGGTGTCGAGCAGACGGTGAATATGGACCACATCACGCGTCACTACTACAAGTCCCACGAGAGCCTCAACCCCAAGCGCCTCGTGCCGACCGGGCCGGACATCGACTTCACCGAGGCACACGACCGCGACGAACTACCCGGCGGCCCGCCCGCAGAACTCACCCCCGACGCGACGGCTGACTGA
- a CDS encoding endonuclease/exonuclease/phosphatase family protein, translating into MSPNGTESGGSRRAFLRGLAGVGIGVAGTSGATAVTARNSPRPTVLTQNLYFGFDLSPLLVADSLRGFRRIVGGFVDDLDPAVYRARAEGIAASVAAADADVVALQEATLFRVQRPSDYATRGGGAATEVAVDLLAEVETALDRRGLDFDRAAVTTTSDAELPGTTADGTADLRITDRNALLVRSGIDVERRVRRRFDTSVGFQIPETDQTVALRRGYARADLSMDGLAFTAVSTHLESVSSFMRYLQASELLDALPRGRRVILAGDLNSGPNTDSAAYDLLTESFTDPFVRLRYRGGRTCCQSATLRNDRSNLDRRIDAVLRRGRLRATAVDRVNHRRADRVTVQRDGEDDSISLWPSDHAGVVATFRDR; encoded by the coding sequence ATGTCGCCGAACGGAACCGAGTCGGGTGGGAGTCGCCGCGCGTTCCTCCGAGGACTCGCGGGCGTCGGTATCGGCGTGGCGGGAACGAGCGGTGCGACGGCGGTCACAGCACGGAACAGCCCCAGACCGACCGTGCTGACACAGAATCTCTACTTCGGATTCGACCTCTCGCCGTTGCTGGTCGCCGATTCGCTGCGCGGCTTTCGCCGCATCGTCGGGGGCTTCGTCGACGACCTCGATCCCGCGGTGTACCGCGCCCGCGCCGAAGGAATTGCGGCGTCGGTCGCGGCCGCAGACGCTGACGTGGTGGCCCTTCAGGAGGCGACGCTGTTCCGCGTTCAGCGACCGAGCGACTACGCCACCCGTGGGGGTGGGGCCGCGACCGAGGTTGCGGTCGACCTGCTCGCGGAGGTGGAGACGGCCCTCGACCGCCGCGGTCTCGACTTCGACCGTGCGGCGGTGACGACGACCAGCGACGCGGAACTCCCCGGAACGACCGCCGACGGCACCGCAGATCTCCGGATCACCGATCGGAACGCACTGCTCGTTCGAAGCGGTATCGACGTCGAGCGGCGAGTACGGAGGCGATTCGACACGAGTGTGGGGTTCCAGATTCCCGAGACGGACCAGACGGTGGCGCTTCGCCGCGGCTACGCGCGGGCCGACCTGTCGATGGACGGTCTAGCGTTCACCGCCGTCTCGACGCACTTGGAGTCGGTGTCGTCGTTTATGCGGTACCTGCAGGCGTCGGAGTTGCTCGACGCCCTCCCGCGGGGGCGGCGGGTCATCCTCGCGGGCGACCTCAACAGCGGTCCGAACACCGACTCGGCGGCGTACGACCTGCTTACGGAGTCGTTCACCGATCCGTTCGTGCGACTGCGCTACCGGGGCGGGCGCACCTGCTGTCAGTCGGCGACGCTCAGAAACGACCGCTCGAATCTCGACCGTCGCATCGACGCCGTCCTCCGCCGGGGACGACTCCGCGCGACCGCCGTCGACCGGGTGAACCACCGCCGCGCCGACCGCGTGACCGTCCAGCGTGACGGCGAGGACGACTCCATCTCGCTGTGGCCGTCGGATCACGCCGGCGTCGTCGCGACGTTCCGGGACCGATAG
- a CDS encoding pyridoxal phosphate-dependent aminotransferase, whose protein sequence is MLEPTVRVRACDRSRIRVMFDLAEELEREGRDLVRLEVGEPDFDTPDHVVEAAVDAARGGHTHYTSNAGLPELRMAISETLDREYGIRHDPDEILTTTGGMEALHLAILATAEQGSEVLIPSPAWPNYWTQARLADATPVEVPMPGPDYDLDADRVVAEMSEDTSVVVLCTPSNPTGRVADPEEIRTVVDAAADHGAYVLADEVYAKLTYDRDPEGVASLTGHPDHVLTVGSCSKTYAMTGWRVGWLAGERTIVDEATKVRESTTACTGSVAQHAAIAALTGPQEPVEEMYDAFRERRDYVADRLAEMDGVSAPRPEGAFYAFLNPDTDEASLPLAKRLCREAGVVLAPGDGFGEAGAGQLRLSFANSLERLEEGLDRIEAAL, encoded by the coding sequence ATGCTCGAACCCACCGTCCGCGTCCGTGCGTGCGACCGCTCTCGCATCCGCGTGATGTTCGACCTCGCGGAGGAGTTGGAACGCGAGGGGCGCGACCTCGTCCGCCTCGAAGTGGGCGAACCCGACTTCGACACGCCCGACCACGTCGTCGAGGCGGCCGTCGACGCCGCCCGCGGCGGCCACACGCACTACACCTCGAACGCCGGCCTCCCCGAACTGCGGATGGCCATCTCGGAGACGCTCGACCGCGAGTACGGCATCCGGCACGACCCCGACGAGATACTGACGACGACTGGCGGGATGGAGGCACTCCACCTCGCGATACTGGCGACCGCAGAGCAGGGATCGGAGGTGCTCATCCCCTCGCCCGCGTGGCCGAACTACTGGACGCAGGCCCGTCTCGCGGACGCGACGCCCGTCGAGGTACCGATGCCGGGCCCCGACTACGACCTCGATGCCGACCGCGTCGTCGCGGAGATGAGCGAGGATACCTCGGTCGTCGTCCTCTGTACCCCGTCGAATCCGACCGGGCGCGTCGCCGACCCCGAGGAGATTCGGACGGTCGTCGACGCCGCCGCCGACCACGGCGCGTACGTCCTCGCCGACGAGGTGTACGCGAAACTCACCTACGACCGCGACCCCGAGGGCGTCGCGTCGCTCACGGGCCACCCCGACCACGTCCTCACGGTCGGATCCTGCTCGAAGACGTACGCGATGACCGGGTGGCGCGTGGGATGGCTCGCAGGCGAGCGAACCATCGTCGACGAGGCGACGAAGGTGCGCGAGTCGACGACCGCCTGCACGGGAAGCGTCGCCCAACACGCCGCAATCGCGGCGCTGACCGGCCCACAAGAGCCCGTCGAAGAGATGTACGACGCCTTCCGTGAGCGGCGTGACTACGTCGCCGACCGCCTCGCCGAGATGGACGGCGTCTCGGCCCCGCGCCCGGAGGGGGCCTTCTACGCGTTCTTGAACCCCGACACCGACGAGGCGAGCCTCCCCCTCGCGAAGCGCCTGTGCCGCGAGGCGGGCGTCGTCCTCGCGCCTGGGGACGGCTTCGGTGAGGCCGGCGCGGGCCAGTTGCGCCTCTCGTTTGCCAACTCGCTGGAGCGGTTGGAGGAAGGACTCGACCGGATCGAAGCGGCGCTGTAG